The Bradysia coprophila strain Holo2 chromosome II, BU_Bcop_v1, whole genome shotgun sequence genome has a segment encoding these proteins:
- the LOC119066827 gene encoding diacylglycerol kinase epsilon: MLFEVFIICTTVFSLWIIGKLLVLLDVVYVPKKKCVHLWRSAKHLNQAVYCSICEIMLTSTGFYCESCGVCADSQCIHSAELVLKCKENYTQSSPTDKTIRDQMHMWIKGNLTQVYECCVCQRDIDYHGRPGLYGYRCCWCQRGAHVNCFAKASDDNVCDFGSYRNLIIPPNHVFMKRRRLQRITSIVTPDWLDWKPLIVVANLKSGDSTAAGVMATFRSVLNPIQIFELSTSGPEDALRLISKIRSVQCRILVAGGDGTVGWILNELVRKNIKPLPEVSIMPIGTGNDLSRVLNWGGVPPQELNPMELCEKIQSAEMVYLDRWHIDIEGRRSRRLHMNWLPHRKLQMYNYFSIGVDAQIALNFHKARDSPFYIFSSRILNKILYLGFGTQQVLDQYCVGLEKKIMLYIDEKNIELPELQSVVVLNIDSWGAGVKLWQMSSDDNDTRSHSISDGVIEVMGIVSSFHMAQLQVGLNRPIRLGQGRKVRIVIREPFPVQADGEPWIQTPCEVNISCNGQVKMLKCTA; the protein is encoded by the exons ATGCTGTTCGAAGTGTTCATCATCTGTACGACCGTATTTTCATTGTGGATAATCGGAAAATTGTTGGTTCTATTGGATGTTGTCTATGTGCCGAAAAAGAAGTGCGTCCATCTCTGGCGATCGGCGAAACATTTGAATCAG gCTGTCTACTGTTCCATTTGTGAAATAATGTTGACGTCCACCGGATTCTACTGTGAATCGTGTGGAGTCTGTGCCGATTCCCAGTGCATTCACTCAGCCGAGCTGGTACtgaaatgtaaagaaaattatacCCAATCATCGCCAACCGATAAAACCATTCGTGATCAGATGCATATGTGGATCAAAGGGAATCTAACACAAGTCTATGAATGTTGCGTGTGTCAAAGGGACATTGACTATCACGGTCGGCCAGGACTCTATG GGTATCGATGTTGTTGGTGTCAGCGTGGTGCTCATGTGAACTGTTTCGCAAAGGCGTCTGACGATAACGTCTGTGATTTCGGCAGCTATCGCAATCTAATAATTCCTCCGAATCATGTCTTCATGAAACGGCGACGTCTTCAACGCATCACAAGCATTGTAACACCCGATTGGCTTGACTGGAAGCCACTGATTGTCGTAG caaatttgaaatcggGCGACAGCACAGCCGCTGGTGTAATGGCAACGTTTCGAAG TGTTCTAAATCCAATTCAAATCTTCGAATTGAGCACTTCCGGACCAGAGGACGCACTTCGTTTGATCAGCAAAATACGATCCGTACAATGTCGCATACTAGTAGCGGGTGGCGATGGAACAGTTGGATGGATACTGAACGAATTAGTTCGGAAAAATATCAAACCTTTGCCGGAAGTGTCCATAATGCCAATTGGAACGGGAAATGATTTGTCTCGGGTCCTTAATTGGGGCGGTGTACCGCCACAAGAGCTGAATCCAATGGAATTGTGTGAGAAG ATCCAATCTGCTGAAATGGTTTATCTAGATCGTTGGCATATTGACATTGAAGGTCGTCGAAGCCGTAGATTGCATATGAATTGGTTGCCGCATCGAAAACTGCAAATGTATAACTACTTCAGCATTGGGGTCGATGCCCAGATTGCATTGAATTTCCATAAAGCCAGAGACAGTCcgttttacattttcagtAGTCGGATTTTGAACAAG ATTCTGTACCTCGGCTTCGGAACGCAACAGGTTTTGGACCAGTACTGCGTTGGTCTTGAGAAGAAAATCATGCTGTACATCGACGAGAAAAACATCGAATTACCGGAACTACAGTCGGTTGTGGTCTTAAACATCGATTCATGGGGCGCCGGCGTGAAACTATGGC AAATGAGCTCCGATGACAACGACACGCGATCACACAGCATCTCCGATGGTGTCATCGAAGTGATGGGCATCGTTTCTTCCTTTCATATGGCGCAGCTGCAAGTTGGTTTGAATAGACCAATACGACTGGGCCAAGGACGTAAAGTGCGAATAGTGATTAGGGAACCGTTTCCCGTGCAGGCGGACGGAGAGCCGTGGATACAAACGCCGTGCGAAGTGAATATTTCCTGTAATGGCCAGGTGAAAATGCTGAAATGTACGGCATGA